Proteins from a genomic interval of Amycolatopsis sp. cg13:
- the trpD gene encoding anthranilate phosphoribosyltransferase produces MGATPHTWPALLTRLIAGEDLSAEDTAWAMDQIMSGSAGQAQIGGFAVALRAKGETPAEISGMADAMLSHARRITLSRPAVDIVGTGGDRSNSVNISTMATIVTAAAGAPVAKHGNRSASSKSGAADVLETLGVKIDLPPEAVLASLEEIGIGFCFAPAFHPAFRHTGPPRRELGVPTTFNLLGPLTNPAQPQSALIGCAYADKTRALAEIFAERGMSVLVARGDDGLDEITTTTTTSVLVVSGGTVTERSLDPQSLDIPRATAEDLRGGDAAANAEVVRELVSGKTGPVRDAVVLNAAAALAAFAGFSDSLEDDLAAGLDRARQAIDSGAAATLLDRWIAFSSTGR; encoded by the coding sequence GTGGGCGCCACCCCGCACACCTGGCCCGCGCTGCTCACCCGGCTCATCGCCGGCGAGGACCTGTCCGCGGAGGACACGGCGTGGGCGATGGACCAGATCATGTCCGGCAGTGCCGGGCAGGCGCAGATCGGCGGCTTCGCGGTCGCGCTGCGCGCCAAGGGCGAAACGCCCGCGGAGATCTCCGGCATGGCCGACGCGATGCTGTCGCACGCCCGGCGGATCACGCTGAGCCGCCCGGCGGTGGACATCGTCGGCACCGGCGGCGACCGGTCGAACTCGGTGAACATCTCCACGATGGCGACGATCGTCACGGCGGCGGCGGGCGCGCCGGTGGCCAAGCACGGCAACCGGAGCGCGTCGTCGAAGTCCGGCGCGGCCGACGTGCTGGAAACCCTCGGCGTGAAGATCGACCTGCCGCCCGAGGCGGTGCTCGCGTCGCTCGAGGAGATCGGCATCGGGTTCTGCTTCGCGCCCGCGTTCCACCCGGCGTTCCGGCACACCGGCCCGCCGCGGCGCGAGCTGGGCGTGCCGACCACGTTCAACCTGCTGGGCCCGCTCACCAACCCGGCGCAGCCGCAAAGCGCGCTGATCGGGTGCGCCTACGCGGACAAAACCCGGGCACTGGCGGAGATTTTCGCCGAGCGCGGGATGTCGGTGCTGGTGGCCCGCGGCGACGACGGGCTGGACGAGATCACCACCACGACGACGACGTCGGTGCTGGTGGTCTCCGGCGGCACGGTGACGGAACGCTCCTTGGATCCGCAGTCGCTCGACATCCCGCGCGCCACGGCCGAAGACCTGCGCGGCGGCGACGCGGCGGCGAACGCGGAGGTCGTCCGGGAACTGGTGAGCGGCAAGACCGGCCCGGTGCGCGACGCGGTGGTGCTGAACGCCGCTGCAGCGCTGGCCGCTTTCGCGGGCTTCTCTGATTCGCTCGAGGACGACTTGGCGGCTGGGCTGGACCGAGCACGCCAGGCCATCGACAGCGGTGCGGCAGCGACGCTGCTGGACCGGTGGATCGCGTTCTCCTCGACTGGCCGCTGA
- a CDS encoding GlxA family transcriptional regulator yields MDVQRVAVLLADRVSPFELGVACEVFGTDRSADGMPGWDFGVCSPNGAEVASWSGFGLSGLRDLDFAASADLVIVPTQAPRTAPPPEPLLDALRAARERGAWVAGFCAGVFSLGYAGLLDGRRCTVHWIYEPEFRRLFPTAEVDPQALYADDDGVFTSAGTVAAVDLCLHLVRRLRGVAAATALARRMVAAPHRAGGQAQFVQAPVPATAAPDDAVVAEALEWVERRLDQPFTVAELARRSGLGERTFLRRFSAATGTTPHRWLTERRLDRAQALLEEGSLSVEDIAVACGYASAAALRHQFSRLRSTTPSAYRTAFRS; encoded by the coding sequence GTGGACGTGCAACGGGTCGCCGTGCTGCTCGCGGACCGGGTTTCGCCGTTCGAGCTGGGGGTCGCGTGCGAGGTGTTCGGCACCGACCGCAGCGCGGACGGCATGCCCGGCTGGGACTTCGGCGTGTGCTCGCCGAACGGGGCGGAAGTGGCCAGCTGGTCCGGATTCGGCCTTTCCGGACTGCGTGATCTCGACTTCGCGGCGTCCGCGGATTTAGTGATTGTGCCGACACAAGCGCCGCGGACCGCGCCGCCGCCGGAGCCGTTGCTGGACGCGTTGCGCGCCGCTCGGGAACGTGGCGCGTGGGTGGCCGGGTTCTGCGCGGGAGTGTTTTCCCTTGGCTACGCGGGACTTCTGGACGGTCGCCGCTGCACGGTGCACTGGATCTACGAGCCGGAATTCCGCCGGTTGTTTCCCACTGCGGAAGTCGACCCGCAAGCCCTCTACGCGGACGACGACGGCGTGTTCACCAGCGCCGGAACGGTTGCCGCAGTGGATTTGTGCCTGCACCTCGTGCGGCGACTGCGCGGGGTTGCGGCGGCTACCGCGTTGGCCCGGCGGATGGTGGCCGCGCCGCACCGCGCCGGTGGACAGGCGCAGTTCGTGCAGGCCCCGGTGCCCGCGACGGCCGCGCCGGACGACGCGGTGGTCGCCGAGGCGCTCGAATGGGTGGAACGGCGGTTGGACCAGCCGTTCACGGTCGCGGAATTGGCTCGCCGCAGCGGGTTGGGGGAGCGGACGTTCCTGCGCCGGTTCTCCGCGGCCACCGGGACGACGCCGCATCGCTGGCTGACCGAACGCCGCCTCGACCGGGCACAGGCGTTGTTGGAAGAGGGTTCGCTTTCGGTGGAGGACATCGCGGTCGCGTGTGGATATGCGTCCGCGGCTGCGTTGCGGCACCAGTTTTCGCGGCTGCGCTCGACCACGCCCAGCGCTTACCGGACCGCTTTCCGCTCGTGA